One genomic segment of Amycolatopsis sp. WQ 127309 includes these proteins:
- a CDS encoding ribonucleoside-diphosphate reductase subunit alpha — protein sequence MSVETGQRPPAAADSSPTAIRVIRRDGSVSPFDAGKISVALTKAFLAVEGGDAAASSRVHHVVAELTEQVETTLLRHAGPETALHIEQIQDIVELALMRGEHHKVARAYVLYREEHSKARKATEPTTPAEATLSVKGVDGVLRPLDWARVSHVVGEAVAGLDDVTAEPVLAEAKRNLYDGISADELALAQIMAARVLVEQEPNYSYVSARLLLDKLRGEALSYLAKKPRLASQDEMAGEYPAYFRDYLRRAVELELVDGELLSFDLDKITAAIEAKRDLDFGFLGLQTLYDRYFQHHNGVRFELPQAFFMRVAMGLAIREDDREARAIEFYELLSTFHFMASTPTLFNSGTTRAQLSSCFLTTVDDDLDSIFQAYKNNALLAKYSGGLGNDWTPVRGLGAHIKGTNGQSQGVVPFLKIANDTAVAVNQGGKRKGAACAYLETWHVDIEEFLDLRKNTGDDRRRTHDMNTANWVPDEFLRRVEADAQWTLFSPNETPDLHDLYGNAFSQRYAEYEAMAERGEIKVFRKIRAVELWRRMLTMLFETGHPWITFKDPCNLRSPQQHVGVVHSSNLCTEITLNTNSEEVAVCNLGSVNLLKHVTPEGLDTQRLEKTVRTAVRMLDNVIDINFYTIPEARRSNLRHRPVGLGIMGFQDALFEIGVPFASADAVKFADVSMEHLSYYAISASTDLAEERGQYQSFEGSLWSKGILPIDSLQLLIDARRGDGLDVDTSTTLDWAPLRERVKTVGMRNSNVMAIAPTATISNISGVGQSIEPLFQNLFVKSNMSGDFTVVNPHLVRSLKERGLWDEVMVSDLKYFDGSLGKIDRVPDDLKALYATAFEIESKWIVDAGSVRQKWIDQAQSLNLYIAAPSGRKLDELYRYAWHKGLKTTYYLRAQSATHVEKSTLRGTDGKLNAVSAGTAAATAAPAAAPAAPAATPAPAPAPSPAAAVPAVPVTAPAAKPEPKELPKTDVDFVTTEGAACRIDDPDCEACQ from the coding sequence ATGTCAGTCGAAACCGGTCAGCGGCCGCCCGCCGCCGCCGACTCCAGCCCCACCGCGATCCGGGTCATCCGGCGGGACGGCAGCGTGTCGCCGTTCGACGCCGGGAAGATCTCGGTCGCGCTGACGAAGGCGTTCCTCGCGGTCGAGGGCGGCGACGCCGCCGCGTCCTCCCGCGTGCACCACGTCGTCGCCGAGCTCACCGAGCAGGTCGAGACCACCCTGCTGCGCCACGCCGGTCCCGAGACCGCGCTGCACATCGAGCAGATCCAGGACATCGTCGAGCTCGCGCTGATGCGCGGCGAGCACCACAAGGTCGCCCGCGCCTACGTCCTCTACCGCGAGGAGCACAGCAAGGCCCGCAAGGCGACCGAGCCCACGACGCCCGCCGAGGCCACGCTGAGCGTCAAGGGCGTCGACGGCGTGCTGCGTCCGCTCGACTGGGCCCGCGTGTCCCACGTCGTGGGCGAGGCCGTCGCCGGGCTCGACGACGTCACCGCCGAGCCGGTGCTGGCCGAGGCCAAGCGCAACCTCTACGACGGCATCAGCGCCGACGAGCTCGCCCTGGCCCAGATCATGGCCGCCCGCGTGCTGGTCGAGCAGGAGCCGAACTACTCCTACGTCAGCGCCCGGCTGCTGCTGGACAAGCTGCGCGGCGAGGCCCTGAGCTACCTCGCGAAGAAGCCGCGTCTGGCCAGCCAGGACGAGATGGCCGGCGAGTACCCCGCGTACTTCCGCGACTACCTGCGCCGCGCGGTCGAGCTGGAGCTGGTCGACGGCGAGCTGCTCTCCTTCGACCTGGACAAGATCACCGCGGCCATCGAGGCCAAGCGTGACCTCGACTTCGGCTTCCTCGGCCTGCAGACGCTGTACGACCGGTACTTCCAGCACCACAACGGCGTCCGCTTCGAGCTGCCGCAGGCGTTCTTCATGCGCGTCGCGATGGGCCTGGCGATCCGCGAGGACGACCGCGAAGCCCGCGCCATCGAGTTCTACGAGCTGCTCTCGACGTTCCACTTCATGGCCTCGACGCCGACGCTGTTCAACTCGGGCACCACCCGCGCGCAGCTGTCGTCCTGCTTCCTCACCACGGTGGACGACGACCTGGACTCGATCTTCCAGGCGTACAAGAACAACGCGCTGCTGGCTAAGTACTCGGGCGGCCTCGGCAACGACTGGACCCCGGTCCGCGGCCTCGGCGCGCACATCAAGGGCACCAACGGCCAGTCCCAGGGCGTCGTGCCGTTCCTCAAGATCGCCAACGACACCGCCGTCGCGGTGAACCAGGGCGGCAAGCGCAAGGGCGCGGCCTGCGCGTACCTCGAGACCTGGCACGTGGACATCGAGGAGTTCCTCGACCTGCGCAAGAACACCGGTGACGACCGCCGCCGCACGCACGACATGAACACGGCCAACTGGGTGCCGGACGAGTTCCTGCGCCGCGTCGAGGCCGACGCGCAGTGGACGCTGTTCTCGCCGAACGAGACCCCGGACCTGCACGACCTCTACGGCAACGCGTTCTCGCAGCGCTACGCCGAGTACGAGGCGATGGCCGAGCGCGGCGAGATCAAGGTGTTCCGCAAGATCCGCGCGGTCGAGCTGTGGCGCCGGATGCTCACCATGCTGTTCGAGACCGGCCACCCGTGGATCACGTTCAAGGACCCGTGCAACCTGCGCTCGCCGCAGCAGCACGTCGGCGTCGTGCACTCGTCGAACCTGTGCACCGAGATCACGCTGAACACCAACAGCGAAGAGGTCGCGGTCTGCAACCTCGGTTCGGTCAACCTGCTCAAGCACGTCACCCCCGAGGGCCTGGACACCCAGCGCCTCGAGAAGACCGTGCGCACGGCCGTCCGCATGCTGGACAACGTGATCGACATCAACTTCTACACGATCCCGGAGGCGCGCCGCTCCAACCTGCGTCACCGCCCGGTCGGCCTGGGCATCATGGGCTTCCAGGACGCGCTGTTCGAGATCGGCGTCCCGTTCGCCTCCGCCGACGCCGTGAAGTTCGCCGACGTCTCCATGGAGCACCTCTCCTACTACGCGATCTCGGCCTCGACCGACCTCGCCGAGGAGCGCGGCCAGTACCAGTCGTTCGAGGGATCGCTGTGGAGCAAGGGCATCCTGCCGATCGACTCGCTGCAGCTGCTCATCGACGCCCGCCGCGGTGACGGCCTCGACGTCGACACCTCCACCACGCTCGACTGGGCGCCGCTGCGCGAGCGCGTCAAGACCGTCGGCATGCGCAACTCCAACGTGATGGCGATCGCGCCGACCGCGACGATCTCCAACATCTCGGGTGTCGGCCAGTCGATCGAGCCGCTGTTCCAGAACCTGTTCGTCAAGTCGAACATGTCCGGCGACTTCACCGTCGTCAACCCGCACCTGGTCCGCTCGCTCAAGGAGCGCGGGCTGTGGGACGAGGTCATGGTCAGCGACCTCAAGTACTTCGACGGCAGCCTCGGCAAGATCGACCGGGTGCCGGACGACCTGAAGGCGCTCTACGCCACGGCGTTCGAGATCGAGTCGAAGTGGATCGTCGACGCCGGTTCGGTGCGCCAGAAGTGGATCGACCAGGCGCAGTCGCTGAACCTGTACATCGCGGCGCCGAGCGGCCGCAAGCTCGACGAGCTGTACCGCTACGCGTGGCACAAGGGCCTCAAGACCACGTACTACCTGCGGGCGCAGTCCGCGACGCACGTGGAGAAGAGCACCCTGCGCGGCACCGACGGCAAGCTGAACGCCGTCTCGGCCGGCACGGCCGCCGCCACCGCGGCTCCCGCCGCTGCCCCGGCGGCTCCGGCGGCCACCCCGGCCCCGGCCCCGGCGCCCTCGCCGGCCGCGGCCGTCCCGGCGGTCCCGGTGACCGCCCCGGCCGCCAAGCCGGAGCCGAAGGAGCTGCCGAAGACGGACGTCGACTTCGTCACCACCGAAGGCGCCGCCTGCCGCATCGACGACCCCGACTGCGAAGCCTGCCAGTAA
- a CDS encoding acetoacetate decarboxylase family protein, producing the protein MTAYPPQPWHLVADARVSIWRVPVADLPAVPAEPLVIAGHASVFTAWIDYTPPGRLAYHELLAAVAVKGRRVSCSITEIWVDSEVSLHGGRDLWAIPKDLATLDFTSGRTFTATAATADDWIATAAFKGRAGLPVRLPTSFDVVQERDGLLRTPVGAKVRPRPASADWSFNPTGPLGYLASRRPVTSLELPASELRFGS; encoded by the coding sequence TGTCGATCTGGCGCGTCCCGGTGGCGGACCTGCCCGCGGTGCCCGCCGAGCCGCTGGTGATCGCCGGGCACGCGTCCGTGTTCACGGCGTGGATCGACTACACGCCACCCGGCCGGCTCGCCTACCACGAGCTGCTGGCGGCGGTGGCGGTCAAGGGGCGCCGGGTGTCGTGCTCGATCACCGAGATCTGGGTCGACAGCGAGGTCTCCCTCCACGGCGGCCGCGATCTGTGGGCAATCCCGAAGGACCTGGCCACGCTGGACTTCACGAGCGGCCGCACCTTCACGGCCACGGCGGCCACCGCGGACGACTGGATAGCGACGGCGGCGTTCAAGGGCCGCGCCGGCTTGCCGGTGCGGCTGCCGACGTCGTTCGACGTCGTCCAGGAGCGAGACGGTCTCCTGCGGACGCCGGTCGGCGCGAAGGTCCGCCCGCGTCCGGCGTCGGCGGACTGGAGCTTCAACCCGACCGGACCGCTGGGCTACCTCGCTTCGCGACGCCCGGTGACGAGCCTCGAACTCCCCGCGTCCGAATTGCGCTTCGGCTCCTGA